Part of the Rhizobiales bacterium NRL2 genome is shown below.
AGGCGACCTGGCTGCTTTCGAAGCGCTCGCCGCCCTCCAGCGGCACAGGTGCAGTGCCGTCTCTGGACAATACGGCCATACGAAACCCGGAGAGCCGAAGCAGCTCCCTGCCGGATGCCGGATCGGCGTCCAGCTGGACAGCATCGTCGATCGTGCGCACCGCACTGGCGGAGGCCATGTCCCAATAGATCAGCGGTTCGCCATAGCCACCATTGACCGCGACCGTATCGCCGCGCGGCGCGGCGGTGGCAGAGACTCCCCCGCCGAAGGTCAGATCGAGGGGCTCGATCCGCCACAGGCCCAACCGCCCCTTGCCGTCATGGACGGCCAGAACGGGGCCGGCGGGCCGCTGCAGTATCTGTATCCAGCTTGCGCCGCCGTCCGGATTCACGGCCAGCACTTCGCGTCCGCTCCCGGTCGACCACACCGAAACGAAGCCGTTCTGATGCACGATGGCCAGGTAGAGTCCGTCGCCGGAAAGATGAAATCCACCCGCAGGCGGCGCATTCCTGCCGATCCTGTGAACAAGCTCGCCGCTCTGGCCATCCAGCACCGAGAACTGCTGATCGTGGCGCAGGATGAACCGCTCGCCACCGTTCGCCACGCCGGCCAGGCCGAACACGGTGGAGACCGACAGAGGCGTCCCGGAAGCCGGATCGGCCGCGCTGGTCAGGCTCACGCTGTTCAGATCAGCGCGCGCCACAAGCCGGCCTTCGCCAAGCAAGAGTACATCTTCGGCCGGTTCGCCGCCGCTGAAAATCCGGACAGGTGATTGGCCGGCCGTCCAGAGCCACCAGGAATCCTGCGCCTCGAAGACCAGTTTTCCGCTGGATGGCTCGAACGCCAGCCCGCTCGCTCTGGCCATATGATCGTCAACCAGTTCGCCTCGCCTGTCCCGCAGTTCCACTCTGTCGGGATTTCGATAGGCCAGCGCGACGAACTCCCCGTCCCCGGAAACCGCCACGGCCTCGAATTGTGCCGGCGCCGCCAGATCGAACATCATCGAACCGTCGGAAAGACGGAGCGCCAGCGTCCTGTGGTCGCCATCCCGGTACTCGCTGGCAACGACGATATCCTGCGCCGGATGAATGACGGCGTCTGCGAACTGACGGTCGTAGTCCGTCTCGGCAACCACCTCGCCAGTGCCGGGATCGAAGACCGTCAGGCTGCCCCAGGCGCCCGGCCGACGCCTGCTGCGAACCGCTGCGAGCTGGCCGTTGTCCAACCAGGCGATGGCTTCGACATCGGGTATCGCCAACGGCGTCGCGTCGCCCGTCCGGAAGGACCAGACCTTCAGGTCAAGCAGGTGACGGGTTGCGATGAACGAACCGTCGGGACTTATGCTGGTCTCGGCAAAGCCGATGTCAGGCGCAGGCGCGGTTTCGAGATAGCCGAGGAACCGGTCTGTGAAGAGCAGGTGGCGGGCGACCGCCGCGCCATCCTTCAACAGCGGCGCATCATCCAGGGTTTGCGCCGTTTCCAGCGCGTCGCGCACCATCGGCGCGGCCTGGATATGCGCACCATCGCCGATCAACGCTGTGGCGTCGGAAAGGTTCCGCCGGGTCCGTTGGACCAAGGCTTCCCGAAGGCGCCGTTCGGCAAGGTCTCTCTGTTCTTCCGCCCGTTGCCGTTCGGCTTCCGCGCGGTCCCGCTCGGATTCCGCCGTGGCGCGTTGCCGTTCCGCCTCGGCGCGCTGGATCTCCGCTTCGACCCGCTGGCTTTCGGCTTCGATGGATTGCAGCCAGGCGAAAACCGAGAGGCCCGCAGTGATCAGCGCGACGGCGATCGAACCGGCAATCCAGCCCCTTTGCCGCGCCTGGGACGCCCGTCGGCTCTCCCGGATCAGGGCGATGTGGGATTCGGTGATGTCAGGCGAATCCTTCGGCCGGCTGTCGCGCCAGGCTTCGGCGTCGGCAATGTCCTGCCCGCGGAGCAACAACCGCTTCGGGCGGCCTGCGTCCTGCCATCGACGGGCGAGACCGGAGAGCCGGGTATGTTCGCGCACCCAGTCGATGTCCGTGCTGAGCGCCGACGACAGGGTGTCGATGGCGTTCTCGAACGGATCGCGTTCGGTGCAGAAGATGAAGTTGAGCCGCGAAAGCAGCGGCGGAATGGCGCTTCCCTCCACCTCCTCAATGACGATGGGCGCGATCCGCTTGTTCAGACTGGTTGCGTACTCGACCTCCCAGGCACAGACCTCGGAAGCTATCGATTGCGGACTCATCAGGAAAACGATCGTATCGGCTTCCTCGATCAGCTGTTGCAGCCGCTCCCGCCACTCCTCGGTGGGCAGGATGTCCTCGGTATCGCGAAAGACACCGAAATGCCGGCTGCGCAGCGCATCGGCGATCCCCTGTGCCCGCTCCCGGTCCTTCCGCGAATAGGACAGGAATACCTTCGGCTCGTCCTGCGGCAGGTCTTCGTCAATGGGTGCAACGGAATCGGTCATGGCGCCGATGCGAGCTTAGAGGCTGCCGGGCGGCCGCCCAACAGTCCATTGCCTGTTCCCCGGAACCGGACGTCGCCCGCAATGGTCAGGGCCAATCCGATTTACGCTGAGGCGGGCCACGTGACATCATCGAAAGCGGATAGGCGGACTGCCGAGACAAGAGGCTGCAAGGCCCGCAACCAGAGGGACCGAGATGGATTTGGACCAGGCCGCTACAGGCCAGGAGGCCTGGGCGGCGGCGAAGGCCGAACTGTCCAGAGGGGAAAACCTGCACGCCCACGACCTGGCGGTGCGCGCGCGAGAGAAGTGGCCCGACCATGAGGGCCTGAAACATCTCGCCGTCCTCGCCCTCGCCCGTTCCGGAGCGGTCGATCTGGCTCGAAGACGGTTCGGCGAATATGGCCTGGACGAAGCCCGGAGCGAGGAGTCGTTCTCTCTGGACGCGCGCCTGCACAAGGATCGGGCATTGGCCAATCCGGACCGCCCCGACCACGAAGCGCTCGATCATTCCATCGCGGCCTATGAAAGCGGGTACGAAGTCGATCGTGGCTATTATCCCGCGATCAATATCGCCACGCTTTCGTTGCTGGCAGGATATGCAGAGAAGGCCCGCTCCTGGGCCACTGCGGCGCTGACCGATGCCGAGGCAAAACGGGAGCGCGACGGCTACTACGCCGAGGCCACGCGCGCCGAAGCGCTTCTGCTGCTCGACCGGCCCGAGGAGGCGGCGGCCTCGGCGGCGCAGGCAGCGGCGCTGGCCGGCGCCAATTACGCCGAACGCGCGACAACCTTCCGGCAACTGCAGATGATATGCCGCCACAAGGGGTTGGAAGCGTCCCTGTTGGAAAGTCTCCGACCGCCACCGGTGATCCATTTCTGTGGCCATATCATCGCCCCTCCCGGCGCCGCCGGGCGGTTCCCCGCCGACCAGGAAGGTGATGTCCGGGAGGCGCTGCGAGAAGCATTCGCCGCCCTTTCCTGCAGCTACGCGATCGGCAGCCTCGCCGCTGGCGCCGATATCCTGGCGGCAGAGACGGCACTCGACGCCGGTGTGGCGCTGGATGTGGTCATGCCTTTCGATCGGGACGAGTTCATCGAACTGTCCGTCGCCCCCGCCGGCCGGCGTTGGGTGGCGCGGTTCGAGCGCTGCTACGCCAGGGCGCACAAGATCCACCATGTCACCAGGGATGCCTATCTGGGTGACGACGAGCTGTTCGGATATGCGTCCGAATATGCGCTCGGCCTCGCCAGGCTTCGTGCGCAATGGCTCTCCGCGGAGCTGAACCAGATCGCCATCTGGGACGGCAAGCGCGGTTCGGCGGCGGCCGGCACATATCACGACCTCGAGCTCGGCCGCCGGGCCGGCTGTTTCCAACATGTCATTCGTGTCCGCCCGGAAACTCCCGCAGCGCCGCCGCCGGCGTTCGCTTCGGAAAGCGCGGGCGAGCAGCCCGGTCAGCTGAAGCGCACACGGAATACCCTGATCTTCGGCGACCTGAAGGGCTTCAGCAGATTGTCGGACGCCCAGATGCCGTCCTTCGTGCAACATGTCCTGGGGGCCATCGCGCAGGTTCTCGAAGCGCAAGGCGACCAGCTGATCCTGCAGAATACCTGGGGCGATGGCATCTTCCTGGTATTCAGGGATCCGGGCAATGCAGCCGCATGCGCCTTTGCGCTGCAGGAAGCCATGGCCGCCATCGACTTCGCGAAAACCGGACTGCCCGACGATCTCGGGCTCCGGCTGGGCTGCCATTACGGGCCGGTCTATGTGACTCGCGATCCGATCCTGCAACACGACAACTGCTTCGGCTTCCACGTCACCCGCGCCGCCCGCATCGAGCCGATTACACCCGAAGGCTCCGTCTACGTGACCGAACAGATGGCCGCCGCCCTTGCCCTGTCCTGTCCTGAACAATATCGATCCGACTATGTCGGCCAGCAGCCGCTCGCGAAGAACTACGGCTCGTTCGGAATGTATCATCTCAATCAGTGTTGATCGAGCCGGGCCGAAAATACCCGTCAGCCATCCCGACGAGATGCGTATTCCGCGCGGCTATTCCGAAGCCCGGCCACGCCGCAGAAGTTCATCTTCATCCACGATCACTTCAAACTCGATCGCCACCTGATCCGTCGCAGCACCTTCAAGCAGAGACGTGATGCGGCCATTGCGGGTTGGCGGCAACCGGCAGCCTGAGTCCGTTGAAATCGGTCCTTGGCACGACCAGTCCGCGTCAGTCTGCCAATGCCTTTCGACGGTATCAAAGGGGAGCAGCTCAGTCTCCGGTGGACCATCCATCACGAGAGCCGCGTGCACAACCGTGTCATTCCGGGCTAGCATCCCGCCTGCATCTGCATACCGGGTTGCAAGGGGAGGATACTTGGATGGACATGCGGACCCTGATGGCGCGTTCGGCGCGCTTCTATTCCGACCGGGAGGCGGTGGTCTGGCGCGACCGGCGGCTGACCTTCGGCGAGGCCTGGAAACGGGGCCTCAGGATGGCGAACGCGCTGCTGGAAATGGGATTGAAGCCCGGCGACCGCGTCGGCGTCCTGGAGGACAACTCCGTCGAGGCGTCCGACATGTTTCTCGGCGCGGCGGCTGCGAATCTCGTGCGTGTACCGCTCTATCCGCGGAATGCGCGGGAAGCCCATGTGCACATGCTCTCCCACACCGACTGCCGTGTCCTAGTGGTCTCAGGCAACCATGCCGCGGAGGCCGCCGGGCTGGAGGACGAGGTGCCGTCGCTGGAACGCGTGCTGATCCGCGACGAGAACTACGAGGACTGGCTGGCGCAGCAGGATGACAGCGATCCGGGCGTGGAGGCAGACGCGGACGACCTTTTCATCATCCGCCACACCGGCGGCACGACCGGCCTGCCCAAGGGCGTGGCCTACACGCACAGGGCCTGGCTCGCCGCGGGCCGCGACTGGCACTACCTCTTTCCGCCGATCGTGCCCGGCGACAAATGCCTGCACATCGGGCCGATCAGCCACGCTTCGGGCTATTCCTTCGTGCCCGTCTGGCTCGGCGGCGGCTGCAACGTGCTGCTCGATCACTTCGATCCCGGCGACACGCTGGACATCATGGAGCAGGAAGAGATCAGCATCATGTTCGCCGTGCCCACCATGGTGAACATGCTGGTCCATCATCCCGGCGTCGGCGGGCGGAATTTCCCGAAACTGAAATGCATGCAGATCGGGGCGGCGCCGATCACCGAGACGACCGCGCTCAAGGCCCACGAGATCTTCGGGCATCGCCTCTGGCAGGTCTACGGGCAGACCGAGGCCGTACCGATCACCGTCATGGGACCGGACCAGTGGTTCGCCAAGGTCGAAGGCTCCAACCCCCTGCAGGCCTGCGGCATGCCCCTGCCCTTCGCCGACCTCAAGATCTGCGACGGGGACGGCAATGAGGTGCCGCTTGGCGAGGAAGGCGAGCTGGTCGCCCGGTGCGACGGGCAGATGACCGGATTCTGGAAGGACCCGGAAGCCACCGCCGAACGGATGATCGACGGCTGGGTCCGCACCGGCGACATCGGCCGGATCGACGAGAACGGTTATGTCTACATGCTGGACCGCGCCGGCGACATGATCGTCTCCGGCGGCTTCAACATCTACCCGGCGGAGATCGAGAACGCCCTGGCCTCCCATCCCGCGGTGATCGAGGCGGCCGTCTTCGGCATCCCGAGCGAACGCTGGGGCGAGAGCCCGATGGCGATCTGCGTCACCGACGGCAAGACGCCGGTGACCGAGGAAGAACTGATCCGGCTCTGTGCGGACCGGCTGGGCTCCTACAAACGGCCGGCGAGGATCGAGCTGCAGACCGATCCGCTGCCCCGGTCGCCGGTCGGCAAGGTGAAGCGAAAGGACCTCCGCGAACCGCACTGGCGCGGCCAGAGCCGGCGGGTCGCCGGCAACTGACCGGAAGCAGAAACCGAACGGGCCGCCCTCGATGAGAGGACGGCCCGTTGGGTACAAGTGGTTGCGGGGGCCCGCAGCCGCGTTTGTTAAAACTTCAGGTCCGGGAGCGCTTTTCTCTTCGGCAACCAAGCCCAGAATCCCAAGCAACGCGCCGCGTAAAACGGCCGTAAACTCGCCTCTCGCCGCGCCCGGCGTGATCACCACTTCCCCGATCAAAGCACGAACATCCGCGGCTGCTTCGGCATGCGTATCGGGGCTCGCCAGCGCATCGGTCAACCGGGCGACCTGCGCGCGGTAAAGTTCAGCGATGTTCGGATGCACGTCAGGCACGTCGGCTGGCGTCTCGGACAAGCGTGCCGTGATCTCGGCCTTCTCCCGCTCCAACTCCTCCATCCGTGTTTTCATGGAGGGCTGGTACATGCCGTCTTCGATCGCCCGCATAATGCCCTGGATCGCACGGTCGATCTTCTCGAGGGCCTGACGGTCGACCTCCCCCTGGGCACGGCGCTCCTGGTTCTGCCGGTTGGTCTGCTCGACATAGGCGCGCACTGCCCGGGCCACGGCATCGGCCGAAACGAGCTTGTCCTGCAGGCCCGCCAGAGCCCGTCGCTCGATCACCTGCCGGGCCACCGTGCGGTTGTTGTCGCACGTGCTGCGCCGGTAGTGGTTCAGGCAGCCATAGCGATCACGCGCGATGATCCCGTATTTCCCGCCGCAGCAGCCACAAGTCAGCAGGCCGGACAACAGGAAGGCTGGCCGACGCAAGCTATGGATGCGCTTCGCCCGCGCCTCCCGCACTCCGATGGTGGTTGACTCGAACTGCTTCGCAAGCTCGGCCTGCCGGTCTTTCGCTGCGCGCCAGAGCGCGTCATCCACGATGCGCAGCTCCGGGACATTCGTCCTGATCCATTCGGTTTCGGGGTTCGGCCGCGAGACACGCCGGCCGGTGCTCGGATCCTTGACGTAGCGTTGACGGTTCCAGACGAGTACGCCGACGTAGAGCTCGTTGTTGAGAATGCCGGTTCCGCGGGAGACATGACCGCGGATCGTCGTATCTCCCCAGGCGCGGCCGAGCGGACCGGGAACGCCCTCATGATTCAGGTCGGCCGCGATCGCCCGTGGGCTCCGTCCGGCCGCAAATTCGCGGAAGATGCGCCGGACGATCCGTGCTTCGGCCTCGTTGATCGCACGCTCGCCGCGGAGCGGCTCGCCCTCGCCGTTCGTGCGCTTGACAACGTCATAGCCGTAGCAGAGTCCCCCACCCGCCTTGCCCTTCTCGACGCGCCCCTGGAGACCGCGATGGGTCTTGGCCGCGAGATCCTTCAAAAAAAGCGCGTTCATCGTGCCTTTCAGTCCGACATGCAGCTCGGAGATGTCCCCCTCGGCCAGCGTGACGATCTGCACGCCGGCGAAGCGCAGATGCTTGAACAAGGTCGCGATATCGGCCTGGTCGCGGGAGATGCGGTCGAGCGCCTCGGCCAGCACGATGTCGAACTTCCTCTGGCGGGCGTCTTGCAGGAGCGCCTGAATGCCCGGCCGCAAGGTCACGCTGGCACCCGAGATGGCCGGATCCTGGTAGGTGTCTACGACGCGCCACTTCTCGCGTACGGCGTGGTCGCGGCAAACGCGGAGCTGATCATCAATCGAGGCAACGCTCTGATTGTCGGAGGAGTAGCGGGCGTAGAGCGCAACCTTGATCATCGTCATCAATCCCCTTTATCGGCGGACGCCGCTGCTCCGGCGCTGCTCGCTCAATTCCAGGAACTTCTCCTTAACCTGCCCGAAAAGGCGCGGTGGGATGAAGCCGTAACTGAACACGTCAGGACGGCCGGGTAACGGAGCGAGGCCGCCGTTCGGCCATTCATCCACGTTGTACTCCGATACGATCACCCAACTCGGCGCATCGTCCAGCCCGAGCACCTGCTTCACCCTCGCCGGGATCTCGATGCTGACCGTGTCATTGTCCGGCGGCGAGTGCGTGATCGGCAGAATGACCACGAACCGCGGGCGCAGGCTGGAGTCGCTCGCTGCCACCAGGCAAGCCGGACGCTCCTTTCCCTGATCGCGGCCGGCGGCGGCCTCATGGGACCAGAGATAGTCGTAGCGGATCACCAGACCCGGTTTCGGCTCCGGGAGAGCCACCGGCCCCGCCTCACTTCATGAGGTCGTCCAGCGGCGCATGCTCCGGGTCCATCTCGGCCCGGCGCACGGCGTCCACGACAACCTCTGGCGCCTCCGTCGTCCGGCCGGTCCGGCGCGCCGCCGCCACCAGCCAGTCATAGTGGTCGGCCGACATCAGGACCAGTTCGCGCCGGCCATGGCGGGTGATCTCGACCGGCTCCCGCTGGGCCTGATGCTGGAACTCGCCAAACTTGCGCTGAAATTCCATCGCCGTGGTTCGAGCCATAATATCCTCAGCGTGCAACATTCTAACCATCTGTATTCTCCGTATAATGCGAGGATTGTCAAGTCTGATGGGCTCAAGGCCGTCCATGTCACTCATCGCGCGGCTCGTTGTCATTGACCGGAGGCGGATGCTTGGCATGCTCTCGCGCCAGATGCCGGCCGATCGCCTCGGCGATGCGGCCGATGCGAGGATCGAGGGGCTCGCCACCCGCCCGACCGTTGTCATTGGCGGGCACCCTGGGCTCCGACTGGCGATCGCTCCTCGTCATGGCGCATCCCTTCCAAGGGGGAACCGATTGACCAGTTCACCCAAGTAGAGATTCACCAGAGTGGCAGAATCTAAAATCGCCTTTATGCGCGCCCTCTTACGCGCTCTTCGGATGATTCTTCGAAGAGCGGGCTGGAGCGTATAAGAACGCACTGAAGCCAAGAGAAGAACGGGCCTAGCCCATTCAACGACGCTTCTCTTGGGTGTACTCCTCGAAGCTCGAAAAAGACCGTCGCCCTTTGGAGGCGTTCAACTTGGCAAGACGCGTCTTCATGATCCGCCCTTGGAGATACGCGCACAGATCGGCGAAATCCTCCATTGAAAGCAATTTCCACTGCGATCCGAACTTGTGTTCGATGTTCTTAGAAATCGCCCCGTAGCTGAACTTGGTTGCGCGGGTCGGCTCCTTGGATGCGAACTCGTTGTAACGGTTGATCAAGTGCTGAATGTAACGGCTGGTATTTTGATCGGCCCCAATCGTACCCGCAGCAGGGTGGATGGTAACGGCTCGGCGGGACGCCTTCAGACTGACGGTGCTCCCCACGATGGCACCCGGGCTGTCAACCACGACGTTCCCGCTGTTGTTGTTGACTTCGACGCGCCGCATCGCATTCAGTAAAATCTTGGCATAGAAGGCATCGTTCGGTTGCTCGGGTCGGCCCAGCCGCGCCGCCTGGATGGCTTTGATTTCCTGTAGCGCCTCGACGGAGTACACGTCCGGTTCTGCGTCGACGACCTTGTGATGCCGCCGACAGAGCAGGATCAGATTGTCGAAGGCATGCCGTTCCGCCTCCGACTGCGTCTCATCGAACCGCGGGCCGCCTCTGCTTTGCGCGCGGATATGGCAAACTTCTCCGGTAATCGTCCCTGCGTCTTCGACGATAGGCGACGGGCAATCGGGAAACGCGCATACGTTTCCGGACAGCGCAAACAGTCTTCGTATCGTCTTTTCCGAAGGTCCCGACAAATGCCCCTCCCGAACCCATTCAAGTGATCAAGTGTATTGATCCGAAGCTATACTACTACTGTTGTGCCGTGGTCCCGTCCGTCGCGATGGGAACATGTCCGGAAAAAGCCCAAGGGCGATGCGACCGATGATACTCTGTGGATCGTCCTGACGGACGGCGAGCGCCGTTGCCAACTTCGCTTGAACGCTTCGGGCCTTCAGCGCTTCACTACGACCGGCAAGCTCGGCAAACCGACGCACGAGGCGCGCGTAGCGATGCCGTCGGCCGGCATAGAAGAAGGTATTCAGCACTTCGACCAGGTTCTTCTGCTGAGAGCCGACCGGATGACCGTCCAGCAGCGAAAGCAGGCAGTTTATCAGGGAATCGATGTCGGCCTCTTCGAGCGCGTAACTATCGGTGTCGCCGAGAGACAGCTTGGTGACGAGCTCGGCGAGAAGCGTTTCACGCTCCGGCCATCGCGTACCGTGGTCGCCAGTGGCGGCTCGCCATCGGGTGAGAAAATCTTCATGCCAGGGCGGCGCCGGCGCGACGGCAAAAGCGCGGCCACTCGGGAGCCAGTACAGCTCGGACAGTCTGACGAGCTTGGACATCCACACATGATCGCGCGTCCAGAATGCGCGAAGAACTACCTCGCCTTCTTGCCGGGAGAGGCGGACCGTCTCGTCATCCATCGCGAACAGGTTTTTGTTGTGCGAATAGAATATGTCCTCGAAGGAGCTGAGCAGGCGGCCATCCACGGGCGGCGGCTCGAAATTCCACGTCAGCCACAGAAGCCGATAGGCCTGGCTGTCATAGAAATCCTCGCGCTGGATGATGATCGGGATCTGCGTCGTCGCGAGCTGGACCTCCACGACGATCGGCGAGCCGTCGTAGACGGCACGCACATCGGGGCGCCGACGGCCACTGTCGGTGACAAGATATTCGTCAACGATCACGCTGCCCGGTCTGGTGCGGGCATCCGCGTTCAGCAACTCCCCGACAATGTTCTTGATCTTCGCGTGGAGCGGGCTCTCTTGAGCGCCGTCGAACTGCCGGCCACTGATGCCATCCACGTCAGACGGCACCCCTGTCCACCATGGGCAGTCCTCGGGGGCGCCGGGATGATGCTTCCAATATGGGAGGCCGGTACGCGGCTCGCGCGGCGCATAAACCGCGTGCCCGCATAGACCACACGCATAGCGCGGCCGATGATCGAGCCGGGCCCTGGTCGCCAGTCTGCGGATGACTTGATAGTCATCCTTATGCATGCCCATCAAGTCTTCACTGGAGATGGACTGCATGGTCTCCAGATCGACAGCTTGTTTCAGCGTTCTTCTGAATCGCCGTTCCGCCATAGCCACGAACAGTCTCGATCAGTTCTCGCTCTCTGGCATGGAGCGACCGGCATCATATCGGGGAATCCATTCTATGAGGATTTGTATCGCAGAGGGCTGGGAGGGCCGGCCCTCTCGATACCCCTGCGTTGCCGCGACGCTCCGGCGCTTGGTACCCCGCGCTGGGCGGTGCAGAACTCGGGGCCATTGATCCATGACTGTCGGCGCATGTTCCGCCTTCAGAAGTACCTTGAACCTCGACCATTTTGTCCGAAGAATGTCGCATTCTTCGGACTCTCTTGCATCTGTCCGAAAAATGTATCATATTTCGGACATGCCTTCCATGACGCGAAAGAGCGACCTCCGCTCCCGGTTGCTCGACCGGATTGAATCCAACCCCGATCAGGTCTGGACACCCGGCGACTTCGCCGACCTCGGCAGCCGCGCCGCTATAGACAAGACCCTGCAGCGCCTCGCGTCCGCCGGCGAACTGCGCCGAATCGACCGAGGCCTCTACGACAAGCCGCGTAAGAACGAGCTGACCGGTCGCCCGACCGTCCCGGACTATCGCGCCGTCATCCGCGCCGTCGCCCGCCGCGACAAAGCGCGTACCGTCATCGACGGTATGACCGCCGCCAATGATCTTGGACTCACCACCGCCGTGCCGGCCCGGATCGAAGTGCTCGTGGATGCGCGCCTGAAACCGATCAAGCTCGGCAGTCAGGAGATCCATTTCAAGTTCGCCGCGCCCAGCCGCCTCTACTGGGCCGATCGGCCTGCCGTGCGCGTTGTCCAGGCGCTACACTGGATGCAGGACATGCTGGACCAGGATAGCGAGCGTCGGCGCGTCCGGACCGTGTTGCGCCGCCTCTTCGCCGACCCTCGACATGGCCAAGCGATCCGCGACGATCTGCGGGCCGGCCTCTCCGCCTTGCCGATCTGGATGCAGGAGTTCCTGCGCGGGCTGCTGGACCCAGCCGAGACGGACGAGGCACGGCAATGACCTCCGCGGCCTTCAAACAGATCATCACTGCAGCGCCGCGTGACCGGCTCGACCTGTTTCTCGCTACCGCCAATCGGCTCAGCGCGCCAGTCGGCAATGTCGAAAAAGACTTCTGGGTCTGCTGGACGCTGAACGCGCTCTATCATGAACGACCGGCTGACGGACCACGGCTCCTGTTCAAGGGCGGCACCTCGCTGTCGAAAGCCTATGGCCTGATCCGGCGTTTTTCCGAAGACATCGACGTTACCGTTTTTCGCGACGACCTGGACGAGACGGCATCGGTCGAGGAACTTGAGGCCCTGTCGAACAAGAAGCGTCGGGCCAGACTGGATGCAATCCGGGACGCATGCCGGGCTTACATCACCGACCCGCTCCGGGAATTCCTCAGCGCCCAACTCGCCGACGCCACCGGCGGCGCCGGCCATATTGAGATCGACGAAGCCGATCCGGACGGCCAGACATTGCTCGTCTGGTATCCCGAGGTCGAGCCGCGCGATGATGCCTATGTCCGACCAGCC
Proteins encoded:
- a CDS encoding AMP-dependent synthetase — translated: MDMRTLMARSARFYSDREAVVWRDRRLTFGEAWKRGLRMANALLEMGLKPGDRVGVLEDNSVEASDMFLGAAAANLVRVPLYPRNAREAHVHMLSHTDCRVLVVSGNHAAEAAGLEDEVPSLERVLIRDENYEDWLAQQDDSDPGVEADADDLFIIRHTGGTTGLPKGVAYTHRAWLAAGRDWHYLFPPIVPGDKCLHIGPISHASGYSFVPVWLGGGCNVLLDHFDPGDTLDIMEQEEISIMFAVPTMVNMLVHHPGVGGRNFPKLKCMQIGAAPITETTALKAHEIFGHRLWQVYGQTEAVPITVMGPDQWFAKVEGSNPLQACGMPLPFADLKICDGDGNEVPLGEEGELVARCDGQMTGFWKDPEATAERMIDGWVRTGDIGRIDENGYVYMLDRAGDMIVSGGFNIYPAEIENALASHPAVIEAAVFGIPSERWGESPMAICVTDGKTPVTEEELIRLCADRLGSYKRPARIELQTDPLPRSPVGKVKRKDLREPHWRGQSRRVAGN
- a CDS encoding prevent-host-death protein — its product is MARTTAMEFQRKFGEFQHQAQREPVEITRHGRRELVLMSADHYDWLVAAARRTGRTTEAPEVVVDAVRRAEMDPEHAPLDDLMK